The nucleotide sequence tgtgGTAAAATGATGAATACGTTTGCCCCCAGCGCTTTTGTCAATTCATTCTATGGTTAACACGGATGAGATAAATTACGGACGATtactaatttttagaataattactaacacataaaaaaaaaatttacctcGATGTTTAATAGGTTTAAGATTCAAGCCCGAGTTGTAGATAatattggaaatatttttttcctaCTTTGGGATAGAGAGTATGTTGAACTTATTAGAAAAACATCCATTGATTTAAGGACCAAAATGAAAAATGAGGTTTTTCATCATcaattttaaatgtttttttttatagaattctTCTTTAAGTAATGtattaaaaatcaatataatatttcaagatttgacttgctaaaagaatttgataattTAATTGATCGGAagattttcttcaaaattaaagttCATTCCTGAATTTAATGGAATATATACTGTCATTAAATTGACAAGACTAATAATGTTGTTGAAAAATACGGTGAATTTTTTAAAGTCAGACGGAGAATGCTTTTTTATTtggatttctttatttctttattttaattttcaatcataCATGGTTAATATTGTTGATTTATGTAggaatatgatgtattttcaaaaTTGAACAATGCATAAAATGGAGGAAAAGAGATAAAAATTAGGATTTTAAGATatatgtgtaggatcgaaaagaatttagatatctccataatgatatgatattgtccgccctcatggttttgcttttgggctctacccaaaaggcctcatgccaatggagatatcttttctcttatatactcatgatctttcccatgtgttttcaatatgggactatgtttgcaaccttgcaaccccaacaatccccccctcaaacaaaggaccataggcttcccacgtccgatcctggacttccttgcctagtcgcaactaggactttctgcctggtgtctggtcctcttgatccgaatataggagcccccactttctttgttcgaggtcaatattgtacccacatggctcaatcagaccatagctcttgtgcacagtcggcgattaaaccttctggcagtccgggctctgataccaattgtaggatcgaaaagaatttagatatctccacaatgacatgatattgtccactttgggcctgagtcctcatggttttgctcttgagctctacccaaaaggcctcatgccaatggagatatcttttctcttataaattcatgatctttcccatgtgtttccaatatgggactatctttgcaaccttgcaacccaataATATGAAATAGTATTAGATTTAATATAATTTGCTTTTTATAGGTTATTTCTTTTGAACTACATCCGATACAAAATTTGAAGACAATGATCAAGCACGAGAAAAATTGAAATATGTATGTttatattattacaaatttttttaGGTATTAAGCTTATTGAAAAATATGTAATTGCAAACTTTAGGTTCTGCTGATGAATGTGCTAATTTTTGGATTGGGTTGTTAATTTAGAAGATGAAAATATTGGAGAATTAAATAATGGTTATGTGACGACTGATATTCCTAATGAACTTTTGATAAAAAATTGTAATGATCTTATTGTAACAATAGTTGAGAGTGTGTATTCGTCTTCAAGCAATAATATCAGTGATACTGTATATCTTTATGACTATTTTGGATGTAGAATAAGATGTTCTAGAATACTAAATCATGAATTAAACTTGAAGTAGATCAACAATAGTAATTAGcaatgttaaaaaaataataacataggatacataaaaaataaatatagagaAGGTTTTTTATTATGTAGAGGGATATATTTTATACTTTTGGATGTGATATTAAGGTTATATATTAGGGACTAAAAAGACTTATATAgatctttaaatattttttttagtaatATAGATATCCAGTTCTTTGATCTGATTAATTATAAAGATAATCGGTTGATCATCAGAATAAATCAAAAAGGACTCACAGAGACTTATTCAAATGATCATCATTTTTAGAATTATCATtcaatcaaaaaaaaattatagtataCCATAGCTATAATGCATTCTTTAAATACTTAGTTAACTATTTGAAGAATTTAATGGTTGCACTGTACGTTATCgtgtaattttaataaaaaaaatgattaatcaggttaGGTAATGTCTAGTCTGGGATGACTGACTTAGTCTCACGAAAGTTTTTCACCGGTCATCAGGATAAATTGGGAAGCGCTCGTAGCGAGCAGCCCAGTATCCTTTAATTGCGTGCTccatttggaagaaaaaataCTATAAATTTATCATAGCTGAAATTTAAATCATAGATACTTGAATAACAATTTTGATGTCTTACCATTGCACTGTGCAATTTTAATCAAAAGCACTTTAGTTGGAGtgttgttttaatattttttttaattttcttgtagGAGTTGTATGTGATTGATTGATTATGTCATTATAGTATTTGACAttcaatcatttttgaaaatttataggGCGAAGAACGATTTGAGATACGATTCATCAAATTGATTTTGTGGTTCTCCTTAGAAGATGCATTGTTAATGGGCTCGTaacttaaacaaaaaaattttctatcatctagTTATTTGACAGtcgattataaattaattttataatttattttttttcacacAACCTGAAACAAATTATGAGAAGGGTATGAGATGAGCgtaatgattttttttactaCAAGACATGCTAAATTGTAGTTAAATAGTGTtgcaacaaaattttaaaatttatattaaatatctaatttacgCCGATTAATTTTTGAATGAGTAATTTAGTCCCACATGTTGCATGATCTATCAAGATAACTCAGAAAGAATTCATGAATAATCCATCAATTCATTATCTTTAGATTAATTAAGAGAAATTTATCGTTAATTtattgaaattctttatttatatattaaaataattttaattaaaattatatattaaaatagTTGTAATCAAAACTACTATaatagtattaaaataattttaatcaaaactacTATAATATTTAGACTAACAAAAGATAGATAATTTAGgataaaatatccttttaatAGTTTGTCATATAAATTTCTATTTATTAAGTAACTCTTCAATTATTGAACTAAATAACACAAATATAAAAACACTTGAACTTTAATTATTTGAAATTGATGTCCTAAAAAAATCAATGCCACGTGTACAAATTTAAGCCACACGTTTGACTTCAATAATTGGAGAAAGtattaacttatttttctaaTGTCTTCATTTTTGATTACGTGGCAAATTAATAAACCCATTATCATTTCTTGTAAAAAAATTGTACCGCGTGGGTCTGCCTACTTCAACGAATTAAATTCCAGGTATCTCAACGCTTAAGATACGTAACGTGAACCTAGAAAAATTGTTCttcgtttcgatttatttttACAGAGTGACAATTTTGTCCTTTGGTTCGGACAGAAAAGAAATCCTTAGCGTGGTTAGATTGTGAAAATTAGTTGACCTGTGAGGGTAGTTTTGGGTATTCAATCCATTTTATAtgagatttatttgaattagggcAAATAAACTAGAAACATATCAGATATCTCTCTCCTTCTCTCTATAAGTCACACCGGCGGAGGGAAGAGGAGAGGAAGCATCTCTCCGTTCTCTCTTCAACGATCGGAGGGAATCTATCGATCTCTGGCGTCAACGGCGGTCTCCGTGTTGTAAAACAGCAACACAAATCTTATCTTTGCGCTGCTTTTAGATTTCTTCTTGTTCTGTGACAAACCGTAAGTTATCGAGGTTGGAGAGTAAAGATACCTTTTTTTATTGGAGGAGGAGTTTGCCTAGTTTCGTAGCTTTGCTGTCTAAAGCTGGTCTGTACCTGTCTCCAACTATCTTGGGGTCTGCTAAACTGGGAGTTTTTATCATATAACTCGAATCGTGAACTGGGGCATTCATAATTTTTCTTGGCGTCTCGGATTTTCTGGGTTTCACTGTTAGAAATTGTTCTTTTCGAGATCTTTGTGTGCGGTTCTTCTCCCTTCTTGTAGAAGTCGAATTTTGGGTGATAAAAAATGACAATTGGAGATATTTCTCCTATTGAAAACAGTGGGGACAATAGGGGCAAAAGAATCCTTGATGAGAAGGCTCCTCTACTTCCAAGCAAGCAGGAGGAAACTGGCGGATTTGATGAGTTCAATGGTGCTTCGTTTGCTGGTGCTGTCTTTAACCTCTCCACTACTATTGTTGGAGCTGGAATTATGTCCCTTCCTGCCACCATGAAGGTCCTCGGACTGGTTCCAGGAATTCTCCTCATCATATTTTTTGCTTTCTTCACTGAGATATCAATCGACATGTTGGTAAGGTTTAGCCGTGCTGGGAAAACAGTTTCGTATGGAGGACTTATGGGTGATTCATTTGGAAGGATTGGCAAGCTTCTAATTCAGTTATGTATCATTGTGAATAATGTTGGGGTGCTGATTGTTTACATGATTATTATTGGTATGTTCTGCAAAATAAAGattttcttaataattttttGAGACCTATATTTAGTAGGTTGTGGCTTAATTACAATACAAAATTGCCTACTTTAATTGCTAAGCTATTAGAGAAGTTACACTTAGTTGAATTCCACAGTTCTTTTTCGCTTTTGATGCTACTCCAGTGGCTGCTTGGTTAGAAATTTGCCATATACTATCTTGTGGAAGGTGGACAAATTATTCACTGATAAAAAGAGATGGAATAGTTTTGTTCACAATTTCACATCTTTCTTTgctaattttttttgttaaaacatTTTTGTCAGATTAGAATTTTTTACAAGTTAtaatatttttccttccaagacaCCTCGggaaaagggaaaggaagaaaTGGAATTCTCATTTTGTAGACTTGATTAAGAAGCCTCAATGAAACTTTACAAGTACAACATTCCTTGCTAATGAGACTTAACCAAGACTGTAAGCAGAAACCAGATATTGATTTGTTATCCCTAAATACAATTTGAGTATCTCATTTCCAATTTTTGTCTGAAATTACTATCACCAGGCCTTTCCTTTTGTTTATTCTATTCTCTTCCTATATGTATGTAAACCATTTGTTACAATTTCTGGGTGCCTGTTTATCTTCTGAATACACATTAAAAACTAGCTactttgaaataattttcttaaGTGGCTTTTGATACATTTTTTCCCTCTATCTACCTGATTATGCTTCATATGTTTTTGCCTTCTAAGATCGAAAGTTATTTTTTTGTTGGTACAAGGTGATGTGCTTTCTGGAACATCGTCTAGTGGTGACCACCATTTTGGTGTTTTGGAAGGATGGTTTGGACAGCACTGGTGGACTGGTCGGTTTTTCATTCTTCTGGTTTCTATGCTGGCAGTGTTTGCTCCATTGGCTTGCTTCAAGCGTGTGGGTTAGTGGCTATAATATTTGTCTGATTGAGAACATTTTTTCAGAGAAGTTGAATTGTCATTTTCTTTAGTAATTTGTGTTTGACCAGACTGAtactatattttctctcttttgGCAGATTCATTGAGGTACACATCTGCCTTATCAGTTGCACTTGCAGTTGTTTTTGTTGTAATCACAGCAGGTATTGCTATTGTTAAATTGCTAGCTGGAAGCATTGCAATGCCCAAGTTGTTTCCGGACATCCCAGATTTGGCTTCTGTCTGGAACTTTTTTACAGTGGCCCCAGTAGTTGTGACTGCATATATCTGCCATTATAATGGTATTGTAACTGAGAATTCATCTATAATTATTTGCATAATTCTTAATGTCCATGCTAAGTGAAGCTACCATATTTTAATCAACTCTTCATTTTTCTTCCCTTTGTTTTCAATCATTTATTATCAGGACAAACTGTTGATTCATGTTATCAGTCCCTTACTCATAAAAAATGTTCATATAACCTGAGAGGTTCTTTTCTGTTGACTTGGTGTTTGCAGTTCACCCTATTGAGAATGAATTGGAGGATTCTTCCCTGATAAAGCCGGTTGTAAAGACATCACTGGCTCTTTGTTCCACAGTCTATATAGCCACAAGCTTCTTTGGTTTTCTCCTGTTTGGTGAATCCACACTTGATGATGTGCTTGCCAATTTTGACACCAATCTCAATATCCCATATAGCTCTATCCTCAGTGATGCAGTCAGAGTTAGCTACGCTGTGCACCTCATGCTTGTGTTCCCCATGATCTTCATTGCTCTCCGGCTCAATGTAGATGGCCTACTATTTCCATCAGCCAATCCTTTGTATTCTGATAATCGGAGGTTTGCTTCAATTACATTGGTGCTTCTATCAATTATTTTCTTGGCGGCTAACTTTATTCCCAGTATATGGGATGCATTCCAATTCACTGGTGCAACTGCTGCTGTTTGCATTGGATTCATTTTTCCTGCTGCCATTACCCTAAGGTGCGTCTTAGCAATTCATTGCAGTAACATATCTTTGGATGCAGGACTTTTATGCTCCATATGTTTATTGTTTCTTGAAATTCAGCTTTAATGGGCTTCAGTTAAGTAACCCACTGGAAGGCCACTAAAAGTTGTATCAGAGTTCACATTACCTGCAGTTGTAACTTGTATTGCATTATTCTTTGCATGTAGAAAAATCATTGGCAAGTTTAACCTTATATGTAATAAGCAAGTTTTGGATTATTTGCTTAGAGAGAAAGAGTTATATAACGTCTGCTTATTCATGCAAAAGATATTTATTGAATTCGAAACATTGTATATGCATGTGGATCTAGATATACATGATAATATGCGACCTCAAAGTATTGTTTTGCCTATATGATACAAACTGTCTTTTAAATAATGCATAGTGTGCTTTAATCTCCCTTATTTTTAATACATTATTGCTGTCTGTAATGTTCTGTGATCTTTAATTCCTAGTTTGTTGCCATTGTTTTTCCTGTTTCAGGGACTCTCATGGCATTGCAACAAAATGGGACAAGATTGTAGCTGTCTTCATGATTATACTTGCAGTTTTGTCCAACGTCATTGCTATATACAGTGATGCATATGCTCTCTTTAACAAGAGTAAAGCATCAGACTTCCGGTGATGCAACTTGATATATGTAGGGAGGAAACTTTGTTATGATGATTTATCAAGTTGTGGTGGTGTAAAATTGAACCTATCAGTGATAAAATAACTCAACCTATACGTTGAGTTGTGTGTTGTATTGTAGTTTGTAGTATAAGGACCTCAAGGAATGCATTTCCTTAGGTCTGACCAAGATCATAAAACTAGTTCTGATGATGAATCAGGTTGTGGTGGTGCAAAATTGTACCTATCAGTGATAAAATAACTCAATCTATACGTTGAGTTGTGTGTTGTATTATTGATTGTAGTATAAGGACCTCAAGGAATGTATTTCCTTAGGTCTGACGAAGATCATATGTCCAGTTAATGTCTAATAAAGTTTCATATTTGCTTGATGTGGTATATATCTCAGTTCGTATTGAAAAGGCATCCAAAAAACTGGAACCTGTTTTTCTTAGAATTTATCTTTAGATCTAGGGCAAATATGACCATCATAAGTTAAAAGGAACACTGTCCAAACTGGTAGTTGGTTTTCAGTTTATTTTGGTGAGTTCAGAAGCCCTAGCTTGACAGTGATATTAAATCTGTTTGCTTGCAGCTTTCATTTTGCTGTTAATATTTTTCTGCACAGTTTCTAAATCCATGGAGATGATGCACATTGTTGATTTTTAGAAAAGTAGATATGTTGTATATATTAAACCAGGACAATGAGATTTTCATGGTAGGCTAACTTGTATTGGTACAAGATTAAAGAAGTTTAAACAGTTCCATGCAGTTTActcgtcttttttttttttccagataTTAACATTGTAGATAAAATGTACTGAAATTTTGATATGTGGCAATGGAAGTTATTTTTCATCTGTTATTCCAATTTCAATTGGGTGCGATTGCAGACTCCAAatagtttcatttttcttttggCAACAAGTTTGTTTTGAATACAATGTTTAAATAATCATACAATGATATTCAAAGCATATATCTTAATCTCCATGAATTGCCTAGCTTGAGCGGAAATGGTTCTCTGTCTGCATGAACAAATTCTGTAACAGGCCAACCATTTTGAGTCCTAAAACTTCTATTGCCATTGATTCTAAAGTAAACTAGTAATTCAATAGACTGGAAATCTACCATGGCAGCATTGTAAGTGAACAAGAATTTCAGCAAACACACTGCCTAATCTTCTACTATTACAACTCCGCAAGCTGATTGACACTGATTGGGAAGCAGTCACCATTAGTTGGAGTCAAGCATTTTCTGGCAATAATAGCATTTGCTGCTTGTGTTGGATGGAAGGAATCCCAGAAGATATACTGGTCTCTAGCAGAACAAGCGTTTTGCAAGGGCAGGCAAGTCAGTTGCCCTCCATACCTTCCATTCCCACAGCAAGCTTGGTCGCTAACTGAGAACCCTGAGGACAATCCTGAAATATCAGTTAGTTGAGTCAATGCTTGGATGTATTTTGGTATATCTACTTTCACTTACCATATTTTGTAGGTGTTTGAATCATGTCGAAGAAGGTGTCATAGTTGTTTTGATGCACAAAGAAGGAACCTGGCAGAGTGGAGTTCAGCCTGATCATTGCAGGTATGAGCAACTGATTGAATTGTATCACAAGTTCATTGACATGGTTGACACACCCACTTGTGATGTTGCTCATTGAAAGCTGACTCGGTATACAACCAAGCGGCCCAAGTCCAGCAAGCAATATCTTCCTGGCTCCTATGGAGTAGATGGTCTGAGGGGAACCAGAAGATTGTAAGTCCATAAATTGGTTGTTAATAACTAAGCTTTTTGAACTGTCCTGAATTACCTGTTCAGTTTGTTAAGTTAGTAATCTTTAATACCTCGGCTCTTATTATTCTTCTGTTGTTTGCCAATATGTAGTTGTGAATCTTCTGATTTACAATTTTGTTCACTTCAAATTAAATCCAGATTGGCCATGAGGATATTGACCATCACAAACTTGTCCTTTCTTGGCAACTTGAAGTTTTAGGATCCTCTTGGCCTCACAAAACCTTTAATCGAAAGAATTATTGAGCACTGCTTATACAGACGTTTATTCATTGAAAAATTTTAACCACCTTAAGATACTTTAATAGTttttaactttcctattttttttggTAAACCTGGTCGATTACGTGCCATATTGCTTAAGTTGACAAATGCATGAACTATGTGGTCCTCGATGGAATTTCTATGATGTTTAGCTAAGCCTCCAAAAATTCATGTATTGCAGGAGGTACTTCCAAAGTCGGCTAGGACTCGAGTCCAACTCTGACAATGGCCTGATGATGTTAAAGCTGCAAAGTTGACTTTGGAAGAGCTTTTTAATGAGCTTACCCTATATGTGTATAGTTGTATCGATGAGCTTGGCTTCTAAGAACTAAGATCCAAATCCTAGAACAGTATAGCTTTAAATTTGAGTTCTCTGAATAGCTTGAGAAGTTATCATTTATCTGTTTTATTCTCATAAAACCAGATGCAAAAATAACTTGTTGCTCTGACATCTGCTTCACCAGAGTTATGAATTTTGCTATTTAAAGGTACTCCTTTCTCCTTAGCAATCAATGCAATATAGAAGATCAATATTGATCAGTGATATTCAATTCTAGTTGTTCTTAGCAAGTAATGGTGCTTTCTTTGTATCGAGAACTAATTTGTTCTTAGCTTACCTTTATTTGCTGCACTAATTTGTGGATGAGCAGTTTGGCAAAGTGCTTTCCGGAGTAAGTGCTACTGGAGGTGTAGAGATCAGGAAGAAGATAATTGTTGATGTAGTCGTTGCTCCCGATGTTGATGATGAAAAGTGAGCTCGAAAGGAACTCAGACAGCGCCTCTGGGTCCGGGATCATGATCGGTAATTGCTCGCTCACTGTCTTGGCAAATAGTTCTATCTGCTTGTCGAATGGAATCCTACTTCCCTGCAAAATCACAACATTACTTTATAGTTGGATTTCGAAGATATTCATGTCTACAGTTGTTCAATTTGAATTTCAGGACGAGGAGGAGATTACGAAATGCCTGCCAGTCTCATCGAGGATGCCCGCGGAGGCTGAGGCATAGTTGATCCCTCTCAGCATCATAGAACTCTTTGCTGAAAGACTCAAGTACGGCGGTGGAAATTTCATCCCCAAGCGTCGAGCTTCAAAAATTTAAACTTGAACGAATGAAACAGGGCCAACCAAAGCAAGCAGCCATGCAAGTGAATTTACCCGCGAGGTCCACCACGGTGAGGCCATTGCAGAAGCGGCCGGTCGGCGCCCCAAGGTCGATGCCGTAGGGGAAGTAGTTTGCCCTGGCAATGGATGGAATGAAGTTGTTGTTGCCGTTGTCTACGAGGGAGTCCCCGAAGATGAACATTGCAGGCGCAGCAGCAGTGCCGGAGCTACAGAAGAATGCCATGAAGACTAACAACATGGCTTTGGGAGGGGAAGAGCAGAGGCGTTTAGTCTCCATAAACTCGTCTGAGGTGAGTTAGTGCTGGGGTAGGCTGCTCTAACACTTGGGCTTGAgctcttaaataaataaatttgataaattttttaattattttatttatataatttttagctCTCTTTTATTATACTTGCACCGAGCTGAAATTACAACTAGAGGCATGACAACCAGTACTTCTATTTGTATACATGCAGTTGTAGGAAGCCCTGGTTTTACTGTgggagaaaaatatttaaaattttctattttttgttagagctataaataaattaatatttgcGAGTAAATTTAACAGTAGCACAGGGGTAGAGTAAATTtagtatttaattttataaaagtttgtttattaatgtttaataaattaaatgaaggtattaatttttattagatttgtaaataaataaaaagattttaaaaataaataaataagcttaTGGTACTAAACTCATTAACAAAAAAAACAGAACGAAAGTTCGAGTAATTaaacaaattcaaattaataattTGATAATATGTAAACAAGATTGAGTAATTATTTCAGTAACTCGGTTAATTTTAGATTTGACAtttatagttttttaaaataatttaaatgtttagattttatctgattaattttaaaaatagttttttttcccCTTAATCTAGTTATTGGGCAAATCTGACTTCTTATAGAGAAATGGGCCCACTGATCTGGTCAATTTCCATGGTTGACGTGTCAGGCGTTCACTTATCAATTGACCTTTCCGTCTGGCCAAGCGTATGGTCCACTTTTTTGGTTTGGCCACCCGATTTATCATGTGCTTTGACCTCCAAGACTCTATCATGGATCATGATCCGTTGTGATTCGATGAGCACCTTCCGTCCTAGTTATCCACGTGGCAACTCATGAACACAAAACTACGTGTCTTTCACATTCCATGAATGCCACGTAGACCAAAAGCTTACGAAGCTGTGACAGAGTAAACAGCTAATCAATCTATGCATTGTCTTGGATTATCATCAATATAGACATCGGGGATAAGAAACTGATCGGATGGTTTTTACTTCGAACTTGATTCGGTAGATAGTTGCCACGTGGTGGAGAAGGGCTGGAAGCTGTAGAAAACGATCAGCTGATCATATTTGCCTAGCGCACGTGCCAAGCGCGTGATCTTTTTGCCGATATACCCTCCTCTCTCTGTCGGTCTTCCATGGAAGGCTAGCCATCGTCCATGGCGAGCGCTTCCGACGTCTTCCTCCTCGCTTCCCTCCCCTTCCTTCGTTCTCCTCCGCCGATACCTTTCGCCTCCGGCGCTGGAACCTCCTTCCCCATGAACCCTGATTTTTCTGAATTTAGCGTCTCCGAGGCGCCTATGGAGGAGACCGCCTCCGGCCCCTTCTCCTCGAGTCTCGGGTTGGATTTCGAGAGGGAGGAAGATGGGGAGTTCCTGGACCGTGAATACGACTGGGCGACCGACGAATTTTTCGTCGGCAGGAGTATGAGCTCCCCGTTCGCGTCGATTGACTTCTCCCGGGCTCATCCGACCGATTCACAAAGCCTTCGCGTGACGGGGTTTGAGTCGGATTCTGATTCTGTCCACGAGCAGGTCTTAGCTTCTCTTAACGATGGGGAAGAACAGGATTCAGTCGCCACTTCCGCTGATCTGGATCTGGGCGTTCCGCTTCCCTGGGATTGCTTTCAAATCGAAGGGAGCAGGAGAGATTTCAGTGAGGAGTTCGAGTGGGAGGAGGTAGACGCTCGTATCGAAGAAAGGGACGTGATCAGTGTCACGGTTATCGGCGACGAGGAGAGATCCGAAGTGATTCGAGATCTCGACCACGATGAGGACGGGTCTCGGGACGTCGGTTGGGAGGTGCTCATGTCCGTCAACAACTTAGGTCACGACATGGTGGATCCCGACGACGCGGAGGCGTACTTCGTCGacgaagaagagagcttaggcgACGCCTCAGATTCCGAGGTTTACGAAGTCCTTGTAGGGCAATTCGCCGACGATAGTGCCATCAAGGTTAGCCCACCAGCAGCTAAATCGGTGGTGGAGAGCCTCCCGTCGGTGCTCCTCACGGAGGAGGAGGTTGCCAAGGCCGACGCAGTATGCGCAGTGTGCAAAGATGGGATCTTGGTGGACGAAAGAGTTAAGCGGCTTCCTTGCTCGCATCTATATCACAACGAATGCATCCTGCCATGGCTTGCGATTCGAAACTCTTGCCCCCTCTGCCGGTTCGAGCTTCCAACCGACGATCCCGAGTACGAGAACTGGAAAGGGAGGAGGGCAGCAGCGGCGGCTGGAATTGGGATCATCTCCGACGAGTCACAGCACAGGTATGATTTTGAAGTGTTGCCTGTAGCTTAAAGTTCTCAATTGCAGCAGTTCTATGTGCATACATAGTTAAGATGTGGCGTTGAGATCTATATTATAACTAAATTTCTGTTGTTTAGCAACTAGCAAACAAAGTTTTCCCCCTCTTTTCTCAGGTAGTGATGgcaaatttgaattattaatatgtTGTACGAGAAAACCAGTCTGAATATTGTGCCTTGTTATGTAGCTTTTGCAGAATTGGTCGATGCAAAGGCACATTTTTTTTATAGATGATTGGCATGCTTTATTTATGTGGAAGTGTTAACAATTTATTGTAGCATCCAGAGCTTATTCTTGAAATTTTGCCGATGTTATTGTTAGATATAAAAAGGTATTTAATGGCTTAGCTTGATGTTTTGTAGATGTAGGTTTGCTTTCAAGTGAAATTGCTTAGTGAAGTACTTGGGGTTCAAATATTGTAGGCTTCTAGATTACTGCATCTAGCTAAGGGTTCAATGTATACATTACTGTTGTAGCATCAGGCCAGCATATATTCAACTTTCTAAACTATGTTGGCATCAGAATTATTGCAAACTTAAAGAATATCGtcacaaaagaaagaaaagaaaagaaaagaaaagaaaagaaaaaccttagttgGTAAGCTAGTTTTGCTTGTTGCCAACAGTCGACATACTAAATGATGCCAAGTTAGATAGTACTGGTATGCAATTTAGCAATCACTAATTGGATGTTTAATTCAACCATGAATGTGAAGGCAGGATGCACATTGTAGGACGG is from Zingiber officinale cultivar Zhangliang chromosome 7B, Zo_v1.1, whole genome shotgun sequence and encodes:
- the LOC122007102 gene encoding amino acid transporter AVT6A-like: MTIGDISPIENSGDNRGKRILDEKAPLLPSKQEETGGFDEFNGASFAGAVFNLSTTIVGAGIMSLPATMKVLGLVPGILLIIFFAFFTEISIDMLVRFSRAGKTVSYGGLMGDSFGRIGKLLIQLCIIVNNVGVLIVYMIIIGDVLSGTSSSGDHHFGVLEGWFGQHWWTGRFFILLVSMLAVFAPLACFKRVDSLRYTSALSVALAVVFVVITAGIAIVKLLAGSIAMPKLFPDIPDLASVWNFFTVAPVVVTAYICHYNVHPIENELEDSSLIKPVVKTSLALCSTVYIATSFFGFLLFGESTLDDVLANFDTNLNIPYSSILSDAVRVSYAVHLMLVFPMIFIALRLNVDGLLFPSANPLYSDNRRFASITLVLLSIIFLAANFIPSIWDAFQFTGATAAVCIGFIFPAAITLRDSHGIATKWDKIVAVFMIILAVLSNVIAIYSDAYALFNKSKASDFR
- the LOC122004721 gene encoding GDSL esterase/lipase 7-like, which translates into the protein METKRLCSSPPKAMLLVFMAFFCSSGTAAAPAMFIFGDSLVDNGNNNFIPSIARANYFPYGIDLGAPTGRFCNGLTVVDLAARRLGMKFPPPYLSLSAKSSMMLRGINYASASAGILDETGRHFGSRIPFDKQIELFAKTVSEQLPIMIPDPEALSEFLSSSLFIINIGSNDYINNYLLPDLYTSSSTYSGKHFAKLLIHKLVQQIKTIYSIGARKILLAGLGPLGCIPSQLSMSNITSGCVNHVNELVIQFNQLLIPAMIRLNSTLPGSFFVHQNNYDTFFDMIQTPTKYGFSVSDQACCGNGRYGGQLTCLPLQNACSARDQYIFWDSFHPTQAANAIIARKCLTPTNGDCFPISVNQLAEL
- the LOC122007103 gene encoding E3 ubiquitin-protein ligase CIP8-like; translation: MASASDVFLLASLPFLRSPPPIPFASGAGTSFPMNPDFSEFSVSEAPMEETASGPFSSSLGLDFEREEDGEFLDREYDWATDEFFVGRSMSSPFASIDFSRAHPTDSQSLRVTGFESDSDSVHEQVLASLNDGEEQDSVATSADLDLGVPLPWDCFQIEGSRRDFSEEFEWEEVDARIEERDVISVTVIGDEERSEVIRDLDHDEDGSRDVGWEVLMSVNNLGHDMVDPDDAEAYFVDEEESLGDASDSEVYEVLVGQFADDSAIKVSPPAAKSVVESLPSVLLTEEEVAKADAVCAVCKDGILVDERVKRLPCSHLYHNECILPWLAIRNSCPLCRFELPTDDPEYENWKGRRAAAAAGIGIISDESQHRYDFEVLPVA